Sequence from the Lysobacter capsici genome:
GCGAACGGTTAGCGCCGCATCGCGCGCCGTGCATCGCAACCCCGCTCGCTCCGCGAAACCGGTTCGATCAGCCAGCTCAGCCCGTTCATCGTCCTGAAAAATTTCTGAATTATTTTCGCCATGGGCAAGTCGTCGCGATTGGCTGAACACGCGTCATTGCGGGTGCTTTCGCATTCGCGCCGTTGCCTGCGAAAACTGAATCGGAGTCGCCTTTTTCCGCAACTCAGAATGGTGAGATTCATCACAGTGGGCGCTTCGTATCAGCGTGTTAGGCTCCAAAGTTCACGCGTGTCATCACCTGATCCCCCGACCTGAGGAACACCGCGTCATGGCCATCTTCAACCAGCCCGCCCCGCCCAAGCGCGACAATCCGGTCCCGCCGCCGCAGCCCGAAACCGCGCTCAAGCGCGAACCCGACACGCTCAACGAATTCTCGTTCGGCCAGCCCGCAGCGCCGGCGCCCGCCGCGCCCGCACCGGCGCCCTCGCCCGCGCCGGCGCCGCGTCAGGCCGAACAGCCGGTGGTCAAGGAGTCGCTGATCGCCTCCGACCTCACCATCGAAGGCAAGATCCACGGCTCCGGCCACATCCGCATCGCCGGCCGTTTCAAGGGCGACGTGCAGGTCGACGGCGATCTCACCGTCGAACTCGGCGCCAAGCTCAACGGCGGCGTGCGCGCGCGCAAGGTCGTGATCGCGGGCGAACTGGAAGGCAATATCGACGCGGCGCAGCGGGTCGAGCTGCTCGAAAGCGGGGTGATGATCGGCGACGTCAAGGCCGGCGTGGTCACCGTCGCGGCCGGCGCGCGGGTGCGCGGCCAGGTCGAGTTCGGCTGGGAAGACAGCGGCAAGGCGGTCGCGCGCAACGACGGCGGCAAGTCCGACAAGTCGTCCGACAAGGGCGACAAGAACGCCAAGACGGAGACCAGCGCCGACTCATGAGCGCCGTTCGCCAGGGCATGCCCGGGGCGACGCGCATTTGTCCGCATTGCAAGGCGACGATCCTGGAAACAGCGAGCGTCTGTCCGGCCTGCCGGCACCATCTGCGTTTCGATTCCGATGCGAACGCGCGCGCGGCGGCGAGGTTCTCGCCGCTGCACGTGGAGGGCACGATTCGCCATCCGCCCAGCGATGGCGCCTGGGAATATTCGATGGTGCTGTCGATCAAGAACGAACGCGGCGAGGAAATCACCCGCCAGGTGGTCGGCGTCGGGGCCTTGTTCCCCGGCGACGAACGCACCTTCACCCTCTCGGTCGAAGCATTCGAAGCGGTCGGCTACAAGGCCGCGAACAAAGGACGGCTGCGTCGCTGAAGCCCCGCCACGCCGCACTCCAGGAAAGGACCCCACTCGATGTCGGAACCCGCTTCGTTGTATGCGCGATTCACGCTCAGCCATGAGCAGTACGAAGCGTTCATGAATTCCACGCCGGCGCGTCCGGCGTCGTTCGACGACTGGCAGGCCTGGTTCGATCGCCGTTCGATGGCCGGCGACGGCCGGGTCGGCGCGGACATGCTGGCCGAGCTCGACGCGGCCACCGTGGCCGACGTGATCAAGGCCTGGCGCGAAGACCCGTGGACCGGCACACCGCCGGTCGAATACGACGAGCTGCGCCGCACCTTGCGCATCGCGATGCTGCAGGCCTCGGAGAACTACATCGAGATGCTGCGCCTGCTCACGCCGCTGCGCGGCGCGGCCGCGTTCAACGAGGCGAGCGCCGACGATTTCGTGCTGATCTTCGATTACCTGTGGGGCGACAGCGAGATCAGCGCCTATCTGCTGCTCGACCAGGGCCGCAGCCGTTTCGCCGATGCGTGCGCTCCGCAACATATGCACGAAGCGCGCGGGTATCTGGAAGAAGCCTTGGATTACATGCAGAGCCGGGGTGGCTGAGTCGCGCTCGACGGGTTATCCGCACATTGGGCTTGCGGCGCGAACCCAACCATGACGATCGCGGCTTGCGCCGCTCCTACAGTGCGATACGCGTCCTGCGCGACAAACGACCGGCACGTTCGTGCCCTACCTGTAGGAGCGGCGCAAGCCGCGACCGCGACATCGCGCTTACGGCGAAATCCCAACCGCGACCGGCGACGTCGCGAGTACCGCGAAAATCCAAACGTGATCGCGACATCGCGCTTGCGACGCAAATTCGGACATGACGGTCGCGGCTTGCGCCGCTCCTACAGTGCGATACGCGTCCTGCGCGGCGAACGACCGGCTCGTTCATGGCCTACCTGTAGGAGCGGCGCAAGCCGCGACCGCGACATCGCGCTTACGGCGAAATCCCAACCGCGACCGGCGACGTCGCGAGTACCACGAAAATCCAAACGTGATCGCGGCATCGCGCTTGCGACGCAAATTCGGATATGACGGTCGCGGCTTACGCCGCTCCTACAGACAGTGCGATACGCAACGTCCGCGGCGAACTCAGGGCTTTATCGCGGCCCGACTCCGTCTCAATCCGACGGCCCGCAATTATCGCAACCGCCGCAATTCGGCCCGCCTGCGCGCGGCGCGGGCGCGATGCGTTTGCCCAGTTCGCGCATCCAGCGCGGCCGGCCGTCGCGCACCAGCGGCAAGGCGCAGGCGATGCGCAGCCGGCGCACGCCGCTCGGGAATTGTTTGCGCGCGACCACCACCGCGCTGACCAGCACCGCGATCGCGATCACCACGTACTGCGCGAACAGGCCGGCGTCCATGCCGATCAGCCCGCGCCCAGCGCGACGGCGACCTGATAGGTCAGCAGCGAAGCCAGATACGCCAGCGCGAACAGGTAGCCGGCGCTGATCCCGACCTGCTTCCACGAATTGGTTTCGCGCCGGATCGTGGCCAGGGTCGAGATGCACTGCGGCGCATAGATGAACCACACCAGCAGCGACAGCGCGGTCGCCAGCGACCAGCCGTCGGTGATGATCGGGGTCAGCGCCTGCGCGGCGGCTTCGTCGTCGGCCGCCGACAGCGCATACACCGTCGCCAGCGAGGCCACCGCGACTTCGCGCGCGGCCAGCCCGGGGATCAGCGCGATGCAGATCTGCCAGTTGAAACCGATCGGCGCGAACACCGTGGTCATCGCATGGCCGATGCGGCCGGCGAAGCTGTAATCGATCGCCGGCAAAGTCGCGCCTTCGGGCGCGCCCGGGAACGACAGCAGGAACCACAGCAGCACGGTCAGCGCCAGGATGATGCCGCCGACCCGGCGCAGGAAGATCCACGCGCGTTCCCACAGGCCGATCAGCAGATCGCGCGGATGCGGGATGCGGTACGAGGGCAGCTCCAGCAGCAGCGCATGCTCGCTCTTGTCGCGACGCCACTTCTTCATCACCCACGACACCATCAACGCGCTGAGGATGCCGGCCATGTACAGCGCGAACAGCACCAGGCCTTGCAGGTTCAGCAGGCCCCAGACCTTTTGCTGCGGAATGAACGCGCCGATCAGCAAGGCATACACCGGCAGACGCGCCGAACAGGTCATCAGCGGCGCGACCATGATCGTAGCCAGTCGGTCGCGCGGGTCCTGGATCGAACGGGTCGCCATGATCCCGGGAATCGCGCAGGCGAAACTCGACAGCAGCGGAATGAACGAGCGGCCCGACAGCCCGGCGCCGGCCATCATCCGGTCGAGCAGGAACGCCGCGCGCGGCAGATAGCCCGATTCCTCCAGCGCCAGGATGAAGGCGAACAGGATCAGGATCTGCGGCAGGAACACCACCACCCCGCCGAGGCCGGCGATGATGCCGTCGACCATCAGGCTGCGCAGCGGCCCGTCGGGCATGTTGGCGCCGACCCAGCCGCCGAACCACGCGGTGATCGCCTCGATCCCGTCCATCAGCGGCGTCGCCCAGGCGTATACCGCCTGGAAGATCAGGAACATCACCAGCGCCAGCGACATCAGGCCGAGCACCGGATGCAGCAGCCAGCGATCGAGCGCGTCGTCGATCTTCGCCGTGCGCGTCGGCATGGTGACGGTGAGTTCGAGCAGGCGCCGGGTCTCGGCGTGCAAGTCGGCGCCTTCGCTCAGCTGCACGGTCGGCTCGTGCGGTTCGCGCGGCGCCACCGCGATGCGGTCGAGCATCGCGACCAGCGCCCGCGCGCCGTTGCGCTTGACCGCGACGGTCGCCACCACCGGCACGCCGAGTTCGCGCTCCAGCGCGACCAGGTCGATGTCGATGCCGCGACGCTTGGCCGCGTCCATCATATTGACCGCGATCACCATCGGCCGGCCGAGCTGGCGCAGTTCCAGGGCGAAACGCAGATGCAGGCGCAGGTTGGTCGCGTCGACCACGCACAGCAGCACGTCGGGCGCGCGTTCGCCGGGATAGAAGCCGCGCAGCACGTCGCGGGTCACCGCTTCGTCCAGGCTGGCCGCGCTCAGGCTGTAAGCGCCGGGCAGATCCAGCACCGCGTAGCTGCGTCCCGACGGCGCATGCAGCCGGCCCTCCTTGCGCTCGACGGTGACGCCGGCGTAATTGGCGACCTTCTGCCGGCTGCCGGTCAGCAGATTGAACAAGGCGGTCTTGCCGCAATTGGGATTGCCGACCAGGGCCACGCGCATCGGCTGCGCGGCGGTGTTCGACGGACCGGCGACAGCGGGGGCGGCGGCGCTCATGCGGACTCCTCGATCAGTCGTACTTGAACGCGCGCGGCTTCGCTGCGGCGCAAAGCGAAGCGGGTGTAGCCGATCTGCACCAGCAACGGTTCGGCGGAGATCGGACCGGCGGCCATCACTTCGACCCGCTCGCCGGCGACGAAACCCAATTCGCGCAGGCGTCTTGCGATGGTGTCGTTGGACGTGTGGTCATCGACGGTCTCGACCGTGGCGGCGGTGCGGCGCGGCAGTTCGGACAGCTTCAAGAGGCGGCTTCCACGAAGGGTGGCGTCCCAAATGGGAATTGTTCTCATTCTAGCACCGACCGCCGTACAGGGGCGGATGCGATGGGGGCAACGCTATGATTCGCCAACTCCCACAAACTCCCCCTTCCTGATGAGCCACCCGCTGCTGAGCCTGCGCGAAGGGCCTGTCGCCCGCCTGCGCCTGAACCGCCCCGAATTGCACAACGCGTTCGACGCCATGCTGATCGCCGCGCTGACCGGCGCCCTGGACGCGGTCGCCGCCGACGACAGTGTGCGGGTGGTGGTGATCGAGGGCGAAGGCGCCTCGTTCTCGGCCGGCGCCGATCTTAACTGGATGCGCGGCATGGCCCAGGCCGGCGAGGACGCCAACCGCGAGGACGCGCTGGCGCTGGCGCGGTTGATGCGCACGCTCAACGAACTGCCCAAGCCGACCCTGGCCCGGGTCCAGGGCGCGGCGTTCGGCGGCGGGGTCGGCCTGGTCGCCTGCTGCGACATCGCCATCGCCGCGCCGGAGGCCAAGTTCGGCCTGACCGAAAGCAAGCTCGGCCTGTTGCCAGCGGTGATCTCGCCGTACGTGATCGAGGCGATCGGCGCGCGCGAGTCGCGGCGCTGGTTCGCGACCGCGGAAATCTTCGACGCCGCCACCGCGCTGCGCATCGGCCTGCTGCACGAGGTCGTCGCCGCCGATCAGCTCGATGCCGCGATCGACCGGCAGATCGGCCTGCTGCTCAAGGCCGGCCCGCTTGCGGCCGCGCAGGCCAAGACGCTGGTGCGCCGGGTCGCCGGCGAACGCGACGGTGCGCGCCTGGACGCCGACAACGCCGCGCTGATCGCCGGCCTGCGCGTGTCTGCCGAAGGCCAGGAAGGCCTGTCGGCGTTCCTGGACAAGCGCAAACCCGCCTGGTGCCCCTGATCCCATCGCCGTCGTCCGTCTAAATCGTCCGCCACGCCCGCTCGCGCGGGCGCGCCCTGCCCCGCCGCTTTCGCAAGGTGTACGCCATGTTCGACCATATGGGTTTCGCCGTTTCCGATCTGCAACGCAGCCACGATTTCTATCTGCACGCCCTGGCCCCGCTCGGCTACGGCCTGGTGATGTCGATCGGCAAGGAACAGACCGGCGGTTACGAAGGCCACGCCTTCGGCCCGGCCGGGCAACCCGCGTTCTGGATCGGCACCGGCGAGGTCACCTCGCGCGGCCTGCACGTCGCCTTGCGCGCGCAAAGCGCCGAGCAGGTCGAAGCCTTCCACGCCGCCGCCCTGGCCGCGGGCGGGCGCGACAACGGCGCGCCGGGTCCGCGCGAACACTACGCGCCTGGTTATTTCGGCGCGTTCGTGCTCGATCCCGACGGCAACAACGTCGAAGCGGTATACCGCGGCCCAGCCGCGTGACATCGCTCGCGGCGGCCGCGACGATGCGCACCAAAAAAGCACGATCGATGCTCCGCGGCGTGCCGCAAACCGATTCCGCGACCGCCACGCGCTACAAACCCCACTGATTTCGGCGAGAATCCGCTTATCGCGCGCGCCGTTCCGCGGTCCGCACCTCCTTCCACCGCGCCCCGGCGCGACTGACTTGCGACCCGACCTGACATGTTCGAAAAGATCCTGATCGCCAACCGCGGCGAGATCGCCTGTCGCGTCATCCGCACCTGCCGCAAGCTCGGCATCCGCACCGTCGCGGTCTATTCCGAAGCCGACGCCGATGCCCAGCACGTGCGCCAGGCCGACGAGGCCTACCCGATCGGCGGGCCGCGTCCGGCCGACAGCTACCTGCGCGGCGACGCGATCATCGAAGTGGCGCGGCGCAGCGGCGCGCAGGCGATCCATCCCGGTTACGGCTTCCTCAGCGAGAACGCCGATTTCGCCGACGCGGTCGAAGCCGCGGGCATCGCCTTCATCGGCCCGAAAGCCGCGTCGATGCGCAAGATGGGCAGCAAGGCCGGGGCCAAGGAACTGATGCAGGCCGCCGGCGTGCCGGTGGTGCCCGGTTACACCGGCGAAGATCAGGACCCGGCCCATCTGCACCGCGAAGCCGATCGCATCGGTTATCCGCTGATGATCAAGGCCGCGCACGGCGGCGGCGGCAAGGGCATGCGGATCGTGCGCGACAGCGGCGACTTCCTCGCCAATCTGGAAAGCTGCCAGCGCGAAGCGCGCAACGCCTTCGGTCGCGACCGCGTTCTGCTGGAGCGCTATGTCGAACAACCGCGCCATATCGAAATCCAGATCTTCGGCGACGCCAACGGCCAGGTGATCCACCTCAACGAGCGCGAATGCTCGGCCCAGCGCCGCTATCAGAAGGTGCTGGAAGAATCGCCCTCGCCGTTCCTGAGCCCGCAGCAGCGCGCGCAGATGGGCGCGGCGGCGGTGATGGCCGGCCACGCGATCGATTACGTCAACGCCGGCACGGTCGAGTTCATCGTCGGCCAGGACGGCGGTTTCTATTTCATGGAGATCAACACGCGCCTGCAGGTCGAGCATCCGGTCACCGAACTGGTCACCGGCCTGGACCTGGTCGAATGGCAGCTGCGCGTCGCCGCCGGCGAGCCCTTGCCGCAGCCGCAGGACGCGATCGTCCAGCGCGGTCACGCGATCGAAGTGCGGCTGTACGCCGAAGATCCGGAAGCCGGGTTCCTGCCCGGCTCGGGCAAGCTCGAACGCCTGCGCCTGCCGCAGGCCGATGCGCACGTGCGCCTGGATTCGGGCGTGATCGAAGGCGACACGGTGACGATCTTCTACGACCCGATGATCGCCAAGCTGATCGTGTTCGACCTCGATCGTCCGCGCGCGCTGGCGCGTTTGCGCGCGGCGCTGGCGCAGTGCGAGATCGTCGGGCCGAAATCCAATATCGAATTTCTCGAACGCCTCGCGCGTCATCCGGCGGTGGTCGGCGGCACGATCGACACCGGCTATCTGGATCGCCATCTCGACGAGTTCATGCCGGCGGCGAAGGGCGACGACGACGACGGCGATCGCGACCTGCTGATCGGCGCGACCGTGGCCGAACTGCTGAGCCAGGAACAACGCACCCGCGAAGCGGCATCGGCGTCGAACGACCCGAGCTCGCCGTGGGCGATCGCCGACGGTTGGCGCCTGGGCCACGGCGGCCGCCGCAGCCTGGCCTTCGTGCGTCGCGACGAACGCCTGGAACTGCAGGCGCAGGGCAGCGGCGGCGAATACCGGATCGAAATCCCGGCGCAGTCCGAAGCCGCTTACGTGGTCAACGGCGCGCGCCTGCGCGGCAGCGAACTGAGCCTGCGCATCGACGGCCGCGCGCGCCGGCTGAGCGCGCTCGGCGACGGCACCCGCGTGGTCATGCATGACGGCGAACGCCGCCTGCGCCTGGACGCGGTGCCGAGGTACCACCACCAGCAAAGCGCGGCCGCCGGCTCGGGCAACCACGTCAACGCGCCGATGCCCGGCCGCGTGGTCGTGGTCAAGGCCGCGCCCGGCGACAGCGTCGAAGCCGGCCAGGAGGTGATGGTGATCGAGGCGATGAAGATGGAGCTGAGCCTGAAGGCGCCGCGCGCGGGGACGATCGCGGAAGTGCGCGCGGCGGCTGGGGATTTTGTCGAGGCTGATGCGGTGTTGGTGACGTTGGAGATTGTTTGAGTTTGCGAACGCACGCGCGGACCGCTGTGGCGGTCTGCGCGCAGGGTTGCGCCGTCGGCAGTGAGACGAATGGCTTAGATCGCAACTTCAAGATCTGCACGTCCTTTCCTACCGTCATTCCCGCGTTCGCGGGAATGACGACCTGAAAGATCACGCTGAAGTCTCTAGATATTCGACTGCGCCGAAGTAAAGCAGAGCCCGCCTTCGCGGGAACGGCGGCCGCCTCGAAAGACCGACGCAACCCCACCCGCTTGACCGCAACCCCCATCCGCGCCGAATAATGCTCGCGCAAACGCTTCAATCCCGGCTGGGAGCGCCGGATTCCTCGGCCGCCGAACCATGGCGGCCCCTGGTCTGTGTGTTCTATGGAGGGACGTCCCATGCGTTCATGCGCGCTATCGTCGCAAGTACGAAAGCTGTTCGCCGCCGGCCTCGCGCTGGCCCTGCTGAGCGGATGCAGCACCACCACGTTCGAATCGCCGCCGAGCGGCACCCAGGTCGCCTGCGACCCTCGCCTGGTCGGCCAATGGCTCAGCGGCGAATGGACGGAACGCGACGCGCGCGAACCCAGGCGGGGACATGAAGACACCGATCGGATCAGCATCCTGCCCAAGGATTGCGGCTTGATCCGGCGCGACACCGGCCAGTGCCCTTCCGATCTGATCGGCTACCGGTTCTCGTACTTGCCCGATGCTGCCGGCGGCTACATCGTCGCGACCCAGGCCACGCCCGCGACGCAACCGGCGTCGTGCCGGCGCATGCAGGACGACGACTCGGAAGACGACCGCGAACCGCGGCAAGACGGTTACATGATCCTGCGTTATGCCGTCGCTCCGGACCGGATCGCCATCCACAGCATCGACACCGTGCGCGTGGCGCGGTTGATCGCCGAGGGAACGCTACCCGGCAGCGTCGAGAACACCGAGTTCGGGGTCGAAGACCGCAAGATCGCATCAGTCAAGCAACTCGACGCGTTGCTACGCGAAACGAAAGCGAACGACGAAGAGCCGCAGATCGGCGCAGCGGTGAAAGGCAGCAGCCGGCAGATAGACGCGCTGTTGGCCTCGCGCAAGGACCTGTTCTTCGCCACGCCGGGCGTCATCCTGCGCCGCGACGGCAAGACGCCGCCTGCGCCACCGCGCAAGCCGGCGACGAAACCATCGCCGCGCGCAAACCGCTAGCGCATCGAACACGAATCTGTAGCGCGCCCACCGAGCCGGCTTGCGCGATCGCACCGATCCGCGCAACGCCGCGCACCCGTTTACGACCGCGATGCGGCTTGAACGCCCGTCGCGAGCCGCCATCTTTTTACCGAGACTCTGCATGCCTGCCTACGTCCACCCGATCGCCCGCTTGCGCGCACTGACCGCGGCCGTCGTCCTGTCCGCCTCGCTCGGCGGCTGCCTGATCGCCGAAAATCCGCCGTCGGCCGCCCTGCCCTGCGATCGCGCCCTGGTCGGCGACTGGGGCCTGATCGAGGGCGAGGGCATTCTCGGCGCGTCCACGGCGGACGCCGAGGATGGCGATTTCAGCCAGGACGACGAACGCCGCCTGCGCATCGATGCGCAGTGCCGCGCTCATCTGCCGCCCCGATTCGAACCGCGCCAAGTCCAGTTGCAGGTGTTCAAGGTCGACGGCCATCGCTATCTGGGCCTGTCCTTCGCCGACGTCGCGGTGCTGCTGGCCGGCAAACAAGGTGCGCGGGACGTGGCCGACGACAGGCTCAACGCGGAATTCCCGCACACCGTGAGCCTGCTGCGCTATCAGGCCGACCCCGGGTTCCTGACCGTCGACGTGGGCAATCCCGATCAACTCAGGCAAGTGGTGACCGAGCGCAACGCCCGCGACGGGACCGCCGAAGCGGACGCGCCGGACTTCCTGACCGGCGACCGCCGCGCGATTGCCCGGCAATTGCGCGATCATCCGCAACTGTTCGAGGCGCCCGGTCGCAGTACCCTTTACCGTTTCAAGCGTATATCCCCTGCTGCGCGCTAAGAGGCTGCCATGACCCTGCCGGATCTCCGCCTCTCCATCGCCGCCGCCCGCCTCGCCGATCCTTGCGTCCCGGCGCCCGGCCCCCGCCAGGGCAACCGCGGCCTGCCCAGGCCCGCCCGCCTGCTGCGCGCCGCGCTCGTCGTAGCGCTGGCCGCGCTGAGCGGCTGCGTCGCCTTCGAACGCGCCCCGGTCGAGGAACTCGCCTGCGACCCCGACCTGCCCGGCACCTGGAAGCTCAAGGCCGACGGCGTCGCCAAGACCATCCACATCGACGCGCGCTGCCACACCGAGGACTGGCCGAACATGGGCGAGCAGACCATGGCGCTGGACCTGACCGGCTTCGTCCTGGGCCGCGACCGCTACATCGTGGTGCCGCCGTCCGTCGCCCAGCGCGCGATCGGCGCGCCGGGCGATGCGCTGATCAAAGGCACGCCGGCCGGCTCGGTGTTCCTGATCCTGTACCGTATCGACGACGGCCGGGCCCGGGCCTGGCTGCCCGATTCCCAGCGCGCGCTGGAGGCGATAGCGGCCGGCACCCTGAGCGGGCGTAAACTCGACGAGAAATTCGCGCTGATCGAAGGGTCGGCGCAGGACATCGGCGCCGCGCTGTCGCAACACGGCGCGGTGTTGTACGACACCCAAAAGGAGGCGATCGTGCTGCAGCGCGCCGCCCCTGCAAGCGCAGCCCCCGCAAGCAAGGATTCCAGATGACTCAAGCCGCTTCCGTACGCATCGTCGAAGTCGGTCCGCGCGACGGACTGCAGAACGAGAAATCGCAGATCGCCACCGCCGACAAGATCGCGCTGATCGACCGGCTGTCGGCGACCGGGCTGCGCAGCATCGAAGCGACGAGTTTCGTCAGCCCGAAGTGGGTGCCGCAACTGGCCGACGCGGCCGAAGTCTTCGCCGGCATCGCGCGCCGGCCCGGCGTGCATTACCCGGTGCTGGTGCCCAACGAACAAGGCTACGAGCGCGCGCGCGCGGTCGGGGTCGAGGAGATCGCGGTGTTCACCGCCGCATCCGAAGCGTTCAACCGCACCAACATCAACGCCAGCATCGACGAGTCGCTGGCGCGGTTCGCGCCGGTGATGGCGCGGGCCCAGGCCGACGGCGTGGCGGTGCGCGGTTATGTGTCCA
This genomic interval carries:
- a CDS encoding polymer-forming cytoskeletal protein, giving the protein MAIFNQPAPPKRDNPVPPPQPETALKREPDTLNEFSFGQPAAPAPAAPAPAPSPAPAPRQAEQPVVKESLIASDLTIEGKIHGSGHIRIAGRFKGDVQVDGDLTVELGAKLNGGVRARKVVIAGELEGNIDAAQRVELLESGVMIGDVKAGVVTVAAGARVRGQVEFGWEDSGKAVARNDGGKSDKSSDKGDKNAKTETSADS
- a CDS encoding DUF6587 family protein, yielding MDAGLFAQYVVIAIAVLVSAVVVARKQFPSGVRRLRIACALPLVRDGRPRWMRELGKRIAPAPRAGGPNCGGCDNCGPSD
- the feoB gene encoding ferrous iron transporter B, which codes for MSAAAPAVAGPSNTAAQPMRVALVGNPNCGKTALFNLLTGSRQKVANYAGVTVERKEGRLHAPSGRSYAVLDLPGAYSLSAASLDEAVTRDVLRGFYPGERAPDVLLCVVDATNLRLHLRFALELRQLGRPMVIAVNMMDAAKRRGIDIDLVALERELGVPVVATVAVKRNGARALVAMLDRIAVAPREPHEPTVQLSEGADLHAETRRLLELTVTMPTRTAKIDDALDRWLLHPVLGLMSLALVMFLIFQAVYAWATPLMDGIEAITAWFGGWVGANMPDGPLRSLMVDGIIAGLGGVVVFLPQILILFAFILALEESGYLPRAAFLLDRMMAGAGLSGRSFIPLLSSFACAIPGIMATRSIQDPRDRLATIMVAPLMTCSARLPVYALLIGAFIPQQKVWGLLNLQGLVLFALYMAGILSALMVSWVMKKWRRDKSEHALLLELPSYRIPHPRDLLIGLWERAWIFLRRVGGIILALTVLLWFLLSFPGAPEGATLPAIDYSFAGRIGHAMTTVFAPIGFNWQICIALIPGLAAREVAVASLATVYALSAADDEAAAQALTPIITDGWSLATALSLLVWFIYAPQCISTLATIRRETNSWKQVGISAGYLFALAYLASLLTYQVAVALGAG
- a CDS encoding FeoA family protein, whose translation is MKLSELPRRTAATVETVDDHTSNDTIARRLRELGFVAGERVEVMAAGPISAEPLLVQIGYTRFALRRSEAARVQVRLIEESA
- a CDS encoding enoyl-CoA hydratase-related protein produces the protein MSHPLLSLREGPVARLRLNRPELHNAFDAMLIAALTGALDAVAADDSVRVVVIEGEGASFSAGADLNWMRGMAQAGEDANREDALALARLMRTLNELPKPTLARVQGAAFGGGVGLVACCDIAIAAPEAKFGLTESKLGLLPAVISPYVIEAIGARESRRWFATAEIFDAATALRIGLLHEVVAADQLDAAIDRQIGLLLKAGPLAAAQAKTLVRRVAGERDGARLDADNAALIAGLRVSAEGQEGLSAFLDKRKPAWCP
- a CDS encoding VOC family protein; this translates as MFDHMGFAVSDLQRSHDFYLHALAPLGYGLVMSIGKEQTGGYEGHAFGPAGQPAFWIGTGEVTSRGLHVALRAQSAEQVEAFHAAALAAGGRDNGAPGPREHYAPGYFGAFVLDPDGNNVEAVYRGPAA
- a CDS encoding acetyl/propionyl/methylcrotonyl-CoA carboxylase subunit alpha — its product is MFEKILIANRGEIACRVIRTCRKLGIRTVAVYSEADADAQHVRQADEAYPIGGPRPADSYLRGDAIIEVARRSGAQAIHPGYGFLSENADFADAVEAAGIAFIGPKAASMRKMGSKAGAKELMQAAGVPVVPGYTGEDQDPAHLHREADRIGYPLMIKAAHGGGGKGMRIVRDSGDFLANLESCQREARNAFGRDRVLLERYVEQPRHIEIQIFGDANGQVIHLNERECSAQRRYQKVLEESPSPFLSPQQRAQMGAAAVMAGHAIDYVNAGTVEFIVGQDGGFYFMEINTRLQVEHPVTELVTGLDLVEWQLRVAAGEPLPQPQDAIVQRGHAIEVRLYAEDPEAGFLPGSGKLERLRLPQADAHVRLDSGVIEGDTVTIFYDPMIAKLIVFDLDRPRALARLRAALAQCEIVGPKSNIEFLERLARHPAVVGGTIDTGYLDRHLDEFMPAAKGDDDDGDRDLLIGATVAELLSQEQRTREAASASNDPSSPWAIADGWRLGHGGRRSLAFVRRDERLELQAQGSGGEYRIEIPAQSEAAYVVNGARLRGSELSLRIDGRARRLSALGDGTRVVMHDGERRLRLDAVPRYHHQQSAAAGSGNHVNAPMPGRVVVVKAAPGDSVEAGQEVMVIEAMKMELSLKAPRAGTIAEVRAAAGDFVEADAVLVTLEIV